The genomic stretch TAAGAGGGCTTATTCTTCATTAGTAAAGAAAATCAGCTgaagcagaaaaagaaggaggaagaagaaaaggcgaAGGCCGTTCGACGAGTGTACGTCTATATCGCTACTTCCAATATTGCCGATGGATGCTCACTTTATTGCAGACCGCAGGTTGCCTCATCCCTATTTTTCCAACATAATACAGCGCTTGTCCCTCCTTATCGAGTTTTGATTGATACCAACTTCATCAACTTCAGTTTGCAAAATAAACTTGAGCTTATTAGCGGCATGATGGATTGTCTGTACGCCAAATGTAAGCATACCTACCAGAACGATGCCTTACAAATGGAGAAAACTAATTTAACTCAACTTTAGGCATACCTTGTGTTACAGACTGCGTCATGGCAGAGTTAGAAAAGCTGGGTCACCGATATCGTGTCGCTCTCCGGTATGCCAACAAGTCATTTTTATTATTCTCACTAATCATCCAATGCATCTACAGAGTAGCCCGAGATCCTAGATTCGAACGTCTTCGGTGTTCGCATACGGGCACTTATGCTGATGATTGTCTTGTACAGCGCGTGACTGCCCACAAATGCTTCATTGTCGCGACTTGTGATAGGGAACTTCGTCGCCGAATTCGACAAATACCGGGTGTGCCACTGATGTATATCGTGAAGAAACGGTACGCAATCGAACGATTGCCTGACCAGGGCGCTCCGAGTTAGATCACTCTCCCCATTGAGATGACTTTCCAGTCTTCTTGTATCGTTCGAGCTTCCACCCTCTTTGTATTTTTACTCGTAGGCAAGGGAAATATTTTGCGTACATTTCTGTTCGGCACGCTGATGTCTTCTTTTAGGTAGACCGCCCAATGTATTAGTTTCATGGCAAAGCCTAACACAGATATTACATTTTCTGCTACAAGCTAATTACTACCTGGTTAGTGGTAAAAGGGTATCTTAACACTATTTCTCAAGCGGGGTCATTTACTACCATTTTATCTGGTGCGTGCGTATCCACAACCTTATCCAATTCCAGTAATGCAGTGGCGACGGCACTTTGTCAAAGACCCATACTATCAACCTGTTATTTGCACATCTATACCAATGTCAACCACCTTCGCCGTGTCGAGTTATGGCGTCGATAGTGCTTCAATTTACTGGTATTTGCACCAATCTTTCTA from Psilocybe cubensis strain MGC-MH-2018 chromosome 2, whole genome shotgun sequence encodes the following:
- a CDS encoding rRNA-processing protein fcf1 yields the protein MVRLVTCGCEIFVLLSLLFRLEELRPSIVAKMGRAKQTRKFATVKRMLNPNDIRLKENQLKQKKKEEEEKAKAVRRVPQVASSLFFQHNTALVPPYRVLIDTNFINFSLQNKLELISGMMDCLYAKCIPCVTDCVMAELEKLGHRYRVALRVARDPRFERLRCSHTGTYADDCLVQRVTAHKCFIVATCDRELRRRIRQIPGVPLMYIVKKRYAIERLPDQGAPS